In uncultured Bacteroides sp., one genomic interval encodes:
- a CDS encoding type II toxin-antitoxin system HicB family antitoxin, with amino-acid sequence METTRAKILVEVSYTGNNYSAYLPILPGCITTGETMDELKKNIKEIVPFHLEGMRESGEQVPEELNSEYEFTYNLSVEALLNHYSNIFTKAALSRITGINERQLWHYASGLRKPRPTQVERITNGLHKLADELLSLEAY; translated from the coding sequence ATGGAGACAACTAGAGCAAAAATATTAGTAGAGGTATCCTATACAGGAAATAATTATTCAGCATATTTACCAATCCTTCCAGGATGCATTACAACGGGAGAAACTATGGATGAACTTAAAAAGAACATTAAGGAAATCGTTCCGTTTCATTTAGAAGGTATGCGCGAATCAGGCGAACAGGTCCCCGAAGAATTAAATAGTGAATACGAATTTACATATAATCTTTCTGTTGAAGCGTTATTAAATCATTATAGCAATATTTTTACGAAAGCAGCCCTTTCTCGCATTACCGGCATAAATGAACGCCAGCTTTGGCATTATGCTTCCGGTCTGCGCAAACCAAGACCTACTCAAGTAGAACGTATTACTAACGGACTGCACAAACTTGCAGATGAACTGCTCTCACTGGAAGCTTATTAA
- a CDS encoding helix-turn-helix domain-containing protein, with translation MNEIIKIDNICDYNAFLGLETLHPLVSVIDLSKSDKITHMRHSFGFYAIYLKDVKCGDLIYGRNYYDYQEGTLVCIAPGQVLGVQDNGEYFQPKGWALLFHPDLIRGTSLGRNMKDYTFFSYEVNEALHLSEQERVVVIDCLHKIELELNHSIDKHSRTLITSNIELLLNYCKRFYDRQFITREHINKDVIVRFENLLEDYFTSDKPQNIGLPTVGYCADKLNLSANYLGDLIKKETGKSALEHIQLKLIDTAKDMVYDTSKSVSEIAYELGFKYPQHFSRLFKKRVGISPNEYRVQH, from the coding sequence ATGAATGAGATTATAAAAATAGATAATATATGTGATTATAATGCCTTTCTCGGACTGGAAACATTGCACCCGTTGGTTAGTGTTATTGATTTGTCAAAGTCTGACAAGATAACACACATGCGCCATAGTTTTGGTTTCTATGCCATATATCTGAAAGATGTAAAATGCGGAGATCTGATTTATGGACGCAACTATTATGACTATCAGGAAGGAACATTGGTATGCATTGCACCGGGACAGGTTCTTGGTGTTCAAGATAACGGAGAGTACTTTCAGCCAAAAGGCTGGGCATTGTTGTTCCATCCGGACTTGATTCGTGGAACTTCTCTAGGACGAAATATGAAAGACTACACATTCTTTTCTTATGAAGTCAATGAGGCTCTTCACTTGTCAGAGCAGGAGAGAGTTGTTGTAATTGATTGCCTGCATAAAATAGAACTGGAATTGAATCATTCTATTGATAAGCACAGCAGGACTTTAATAACATCCAATATAGAACTGCTACTTAATTATTGCAAGCGTTTTTACGATCGCCAGTTTATTACTCGTGAACATATAAATAAAGATGTAATTGTTCGGTTTGAGAATTTGCTTGAAGATTATTTTACGTCGGATAAACCACAGAATATTGGTCTGCCTACCGTAGGATATTGTGCCGATAAACTAAATCTATCAGCAAACTATCTGGGCGATTTGATAAAGAAAGAAACAGGCAAATCTGCTTTGGAACATATACAGCTAAAGTTGATTGATACTGCTAAAGATATGGTGTATGACACAAGCAAATCGGTTAGCGAGATTGCTTATGAATTGGGCTTTAAATACCCTCAGCATTTTAGCCGACTGTTTAAGAAGCGTGTTGGTATTTCTCCAAATGAATATAGGGTGCAGCATTAA
- a CDS encoding iron-containing alcohol dehydrogenase, producing the protein MKDFTYYNPTRIEFGMGKEKNIGKYIAEYGVSKILIIYGSERIKKSGLFDTIAKSLTDNGINFEQLGGVQSNPLLSKVYEGIQLAKAKDLEAVLAVGGGSVLDSSKAIAAGAAYEGDVWDFFTYKAVPDRALKIFDIMTLAATGSEMNNYAVVTKDETKQKLSLAGAATYPTVSVINPELQTSVTKEYLVYSAADIFAHSLDMYLSATYLPEFIAGHVENILKTVMRTTEILLVDENNLEARGEFAWAATQALNFTTFCGVENNRFDTHFIEHTLSAEYNIAHGAGLSIIVPAWMKWQKNNLPERFEQFAKNIFNVEGADAGIEALKNWYVKIGTPVTLKEGNIPEEDIPALVEKLSAVASMWGAESLYTKEMITTVLENAK; encoded by the coding sequence ATGAAAGATTTCACATACTACAATCCTACCCGAATAGAATTCGGAATGGGCAAAGAGAAAAACATAGGAAAATACATTGCTGAATATGGTGTATCAAAAATATTAATCATTTATGGTTCAGAACGAATAAAGAAAAGTGGTTTGTTTGATACAATAGCAAAATCGCTAACTGATAATGGAATAAATTTTGAGCAATTAGGTGGTGTGCAGAGTAATCCGTTATTGAGCAAGGTATATGAAGGTATTCAATTGGCTAAAGCTAAAGACCTGGAAGCTGTACTGGCTGTTGGTGGCGGCTCTGTACTGGATTCATCAAAAGCTATTGCTGCAGGAGCTGCATACGAAGGTGATGTTTGGGATTTCTTTACTTATAAAGCTGTGCCCGACCGAGCATTAAAGATTTTCGATATTATGACGCTTGCTGCTACAGGTAGCGAAATGAACAACTATGCTGTTGTTACAAAAGACGAGACAAAACAAAAGCTTAGTCTTGCGGGTGCTGCTACATACCCTACCGTTTCGGTAATAAACCCTGAGCTGCAGACTTCTGTTACAAAAGAGTATTTGGTTTATTCGGCAGCAGATATTTTTGCTCATAGTTTAGACATGTATTTATCAGCTACTTATTTGCCTGAATTCATTGCCGGACACGTTGAAAATATACTTAAAACTGTAATGCGTACCACTGAAATTCTATTGGTTGACGAAAACAATCTTGAAGCAAGAGGTGAATTTGCGTGGGCTGCTACACAAGCTTTGAATTTCACTACTTTCTGCGGAGTAGAAAATAACCGTTTCGATACACATTTTATCGAACATACATTATCAGCTGAGTATAATATTGCTCACGGTGCCGGGCTGTCTATTATTGTTCCTGCATGGATGAAATGGCAAAAGAACAATCTTCCTGAGCGCTTCGAGCAGTTTGCTAAAAACATTTTCAATGTTGAGGGAGCAGATGCAGGAATTGAAGCATTGAAAAATTGGTATGTAAAAATAGGGACTCCCGTAACACTAAAAGAAGGTAATATTCCGGAAGAAGATATTCCTGCATTAGTTGAAAAACTATCTGCTGTTGCCAGTATGTGGGGAGCGGAAAGTCTCTATACCAAAGAGATGATTACAACTGTGCTAGAAAATGCAAAGTAG
- a CDS encoding ATP-binding protein produces MYKVVAENWNRPYMMGRINLENLKSHPKNPTIANFFKQIGWVEELGSGVRKMYKYCPIYVNGALPVIEEGDVFKITIKYEIGGPVNDIVNGPINKLNDGTLRTNGPIKGPINGPINGPINDRVNDRANDTVNELVNKPLNDNEISIISLLKITPGLNANEISEYIKKSIPSVARYISSLKKRELIGFRGAAKTGGYYIITEKKEEK; encoded by the coding sequence ATGTATAAGGTAGTTGCCGAGAACTGGAACCGTCCGTATATGATGGGGCGTATCAATCTGGAAAACTTAAAATCGCATCCAAAGAATCCTACTATTGCTAATTTCTTTAAACAAATAGGTTGGGTAGAGGAATTAGGCTCAGGAGTAAGGAAGATGTATAAGTATTGTCCTATTTATGTAAATGGCGCATTGCCTGTTATTGAAGAAGGAGATGTGTTTAAAATCACAATCAAATATGAGATAGGTGGACCTGTAAATGATATAGTAAATGGGCCTATAAATAAGCTTAATGATGGGACTTTAAGAACTAATGGACCTATAAAAGGACCTATAAATGGACCTATAAATGGACCTATAAATGATAGAGTAAATGATAGAGCAAATGATACAGTAAATGAGCTTGTAAATAAACCATTAAATGATAATGAAATATCAATTATATCTCTCTTAAAAATAACGCCAGGATTAAATGCTAATGAAATATCGGAGTATATTAAAAAAAGCATACCATCAGTGGCTCGTTATATAAGCTCTTTAAAGAAAAGGGAATTGATTGGGTTTAGAGGAGCAGCTAAAACCGGAGGATACTACATCATAACAGAAAAGAAAGAAGAGAAATAG
- a CDS encoding MalY/PatB family protein, with protein MKYNFDETTPRRGTNSYKWDSTADADVLPMWVADMDFRTAPPIIEALKHRVEHGIFGYVKVPDIYYEKTIDWFSRRHNWQISKEWIIYTTGVVPAISAIIKAVTSPGDKVLVQTPVYNCFFSSIRNNGCELVTNDLVYANRTYTIDFDDLECKVSDSAVKVMLLCNPHNPAGRVWTHEELMRIGEICLQHNVFVIADEIHCEFVHPGHSYTPFASLSKELLLHSATSVSPSKAFNLAGLQIANIIIADEEIRSKVDKAININEVCDVNPFGVEALIAAYSKGEEWLNQLNIYLYENYLCMKEFCESNLPQFPITILEGTYLVWMDCSAFHKNSEEIEQLLLEKAKLWLNEGTMYGANGETFMRWNIACPRSVLLEGLNRFRKFAEVFSE; from the coding sequence GTGAAATATAATTTTGATGAAACAACTCCTCGCCGTGGTACCAACTCCTACAAATGGGATAGTACTGCGGATGCGGATGTTCTTCCAATGTGGGTGGCTGATATGGATTTCCGTACGGCGCCACCTATTATTGAGGCATTGAAGCACCGCGTAGAGCATGGCATTTTTGGCTATGTAAAGGTGCCCGATATTTATTATGAAAAGACGATAGATTGGTTTAGCCGCAGGCACAACTGGCAGATTTCTAAAGAGTGGATTATTTACACTACCGGAGTGGTTCCGGCAATATCAGCCATTATTAAAGCCGTGACATCTCCGGGCGACAAAGTTCTGGTACAAACACCCGTATACAACTGCTTTTTTTCCTCTATTCGTAATAATGGCTGCGAGTTAGTAACCAATGATTTAGTTTACGCCAACCGCACTTATACCATAGACTTCGATGATTTAGAGTGCAAAGTTTCTGACAGCGCAGTAAAGGTAATGCTTCTTTGCAATCCTCACAATCCTGCCGGACGAGTATGGACGCATGAAGAATTGATGCGCATTGGCGAAATCTGTCTACAGCACAATGTATTTGTCATTGCCGACGAAATTCATTGCGAATTCGTTCACCCGGGACATTCCTACACTCCTTTTGCTTCTCTTAGCAAAGAGCTGCTGCTACATTCCGCAACCAGTGTTTCGCCCAGCAAAGCCTTTAATTTGGCCGGACTTCAGATTGCAAACATCATTATTGCTGATGAAGAAATACGCAGTAAAGTAGATAAAGCCATCAATATAAATGAGGTTTGTGATGTGAATCCTTTTGGAGTAGAAGCGCTTATAGCTGCTTACAGCAAAGGAGAAGAATGGCTCAATCAGCTAAACATCTATCTCTACGAAAACTACCTCTGCATGAAGGAATTCTGTGAAAGCAACCTCCCACAATTCCCAATAACCATACTCGAAGGCACTTACTTGGTTTGGATGGATTGCTCTGCATTTCACAAGAATTCAGAGGAAATTGAACAGTTACTTTTAGAGAAAGCCAAACTGTGGTTGAATGAAGGTACCATGTACGGCGCAAACGGTGAAACTTTTATGCGATGGAATATTGCTTGCCCTCGTTCAGTTCTACTAGAAGGATTAAATCGTTTTAGAAAATTTGCTGAAGTATTTTCTGAATAG
- a CDS encoding DUF6438 domain-containing protein gives MKIKLLTVLLIVFYLISCKTEKEEKFKKSICGEWIFVKVGTDNEARNAEKKEGRKTIELPLPLSISENINYRKGYIFYSNNYCEDKRGYFKQINGKSRKDKKILFLGNDTKYKVEDDSLKIFDLANSTWKGIKIRSITSDTLTLEVDDTVFFKYAKTHYRIDKAQTFDMILVSTSACYGTCPISNTSIDKYGNFIFYGQGYNTKTGLFISKISQDYYHRIELNFKKANIDKLDNNYSANWTDDQTITVTFIKDNKIYKTISDYGHKAPRELYWAYTPVSFLYQKLYLKPFKVNTKEPLSISPACFENKGQICELERSERFYLSIELYRSREVKHVFEKKYILRYWDEKDNQKEIITDGRYYQFREKNKAITLDLGYNFLDRNNLYPKFRQKNKYD, from the coding sequence ATGAAAATAAAACTTTTAACCGTATTATTGATTGTATTTTACTTGATTTCTTGTAAGACTGAGAAAGAAGAAAAATTCAAGAAATCAATATGTGGAGAATGGATTTTTGTGAAAGTGGGTACAGATAATGAAGCAAGAAACGCAGAAAAGAAAGAAGGAAGAAAAACAATTGAACTTCCTCTCCCTCTCTCAATTTCTGAGAACATAAATTACAGAAAGGGATATATATTTTATAGTAATAATTACTGCGAAGATAAACGTGGTTACTTTAAACAAATTAATGGAAAGAGTCGAAAAGATAAAAAGATACTTTTTCTTGGTAATGACACAAAATACAAAGTGGAAGATGATAGCTTAAAAATATTTGATTTAGCTAACAGCACTTGGAAAGGAATCAAAATCCGGAGTATTACATCTGACACCTTAACTTTAGAAGTAGATGATACTGTATTTTTCAAATATGCAAAGACTCACTATAGAATTGACAAAGCTCAGACTTTCGATATGATTTTAGTTTCTACTTCAGCATGTTACGGAACTTGTCCTATAAGCAATACTAGTATTGATAAATATGGTAATTTTATTTTCTATGGACAAGGTTATAACACTAAGACAGGCTTATTTATATCTAAAATTAGTCAAGATTATTACCATAGAATTGAATTGAATTTCAAAAAAGCAAATATTGACAAATTAGATAACAATTATTCTGCTAATTGGACAGATGATCAAACAATTACAGTAACATTCATTAAAGACAATAAAATATATAAGACTATCAGTGATTACGGGCATAAAGCACCAAGAGAACTTTATTGGGCTTATACTCCAGTTAGTTTCTTATATCAAAAATTATATTTGAAGCCATTTAAGGTCAACACGAAAGAACCTCTTTCAATTAGTCCTGCTTGCTTTGAAAACAAAGGACAAATATGTGAGTTAGAAAGGTCGGAAAGGTTTTATTTGTCCATCGAACTTTATAGAAGCAGAGAAGTTAAACATGTTTTCGAGAAGAAATACATTTTAAGATACTGGGATGAGAAGGACAACCAAAAAGAAATTATAACAGACGGAAGGTATTATCAGTTTAGGGAGAAAAACAAAGCTATAACGTTAGATTTAGGATACAACTTTTTAGATAGAAATAACTTGTATCCTAAATTTAGACAGAAAAACAAATACGATTAA
- the aldA gene encoding aldehyde dehydrogenase: MKNLKMFINGKFVENVSDKWINVLNPSTEEVISLMPDGTSDDVKAAIDAAEKAQPAWEKIPAVERAKYLRIIANGIRKREAELTDIIVREGGKTQALANVEVLFTADYLDYMAEWARRYEGEIIQSDRPKENIFLFKKPIGVTTGILPWNFPFFLIARKAAPALVTGNTIVIKPSQLTPENAYVFAQVVEESGLPAGVLNIVFGKGSVVGHELAANPKVGMVSLTGSVDAGRQTMAAACTNITKVSLELGGKAPAIVMNDADIDLAVKCIIASRVINTGQVCNCCERVYVHKDVKDEFQKKVIEGMKKVTFGDPSKIKELDMGPLIDANSLKSVQDKVDKAVKQGAKIACGGKKIDQKGYFFEPTVLTDVTHDMDIAHEETFGPVLPIIEFTDLDKAIEWANDCEYGLTSSVYTKNLNTALKLVRSLKFGETYVNRENFEAMQGFHAGWRKSGIGGADGKHGLEEYLQTHVVYVETQD, translated from the coding sequence ATGAAAAATCTAAAAATGTTTATCAATGGGAAATTTGTAGAAAACGTTTCTGACAAATGGATTAATGTACTAAACCCTTCGACAGAAGAAGTTATCTCACTGATGCCGGACGGCACTTCCGATGATGTAAAAGCAGCAATTGACGCTGCAGAAAAAGCTCAGCCAGCATGGGAAAAGATTCCGGCAGTGGAAAGAGCTAAATATCTTAGAATTATTGCAAACGGTATCAGAAAAAGAGAAGCTGAGCTGACTGATATTATTGTGAGAGAAGGTGGCAAAACGCAGGCATTGGCTAATGTTGAGGTTTTATTTACCGCTGATTATTTGGATTACATGGCCGAATGGGCCCGCCGTTACGAAGGTGAAATTATTCAAAGTGACAGACCAAAAGAAAATATATTCCTGTTTAAGAAACCTATTGGTGTTACTACAGGAATCCTTCCCTGGAATTTTCCGTTTTTCTTAATTGCCAGAAAAGCTGCTCCTGCACTGGTTACTGGTAATACGATTGTAATTAAACCAAGTCAGCTGACTCCTGAAAATGCTTATGTGTTTGCTCAGGTTGTTGAAGAATCAGGTTTGCCTGCAGGTGTTCTCAATATTGTATTTGGTAAAGGTTCGGTAGTGGGTCATGAATTGGCTGCTAATCCGAAAGTGGGAATGGTTAGCCTCACTGGAAGTGTGGATGCAGGTCGGCAAACCATGGCTGCTGCTTGTACTAATATCACTAAGGTATCTTTGGAACTTGGCGGAAAAGCTCCTGCTATTGTAATGAATGATGCAGACATTGATTTGGCTGTAAAATGCATTATCGCATCCCGGGTTATTAATACCGGACAGGTTTGCAACTGTTGCGAACGTGTTTATGTGCATAAAGATGTAAAGGATGAATTCCAGAAAAAGGTGATTGAAGGAATGAAGAAGGTTACTTTTGGTGATCCGAGCAAAATTAAAGAACTGGATATGGGGCCGCTGATTGATGCTAATTCGCTGAAATCCGTTCAGGATAAAGTGGATAAAGCCGTTAAGCAAGGAGCTAAGATTGCATGTGGCGGTAAGAAGATAGATCAGAAAGGTTATTTCTTTGAACCTACTGTTCTTACTGATGTTACCCATGATATGGATATTGCACACGAAGAAACCTTTGGTCCGGTTCTGCCAATCATCGAATTTACTGATTTAGATAAGGCTATTGAATGGGCTAACGATTGCGAATACGGACTTACCTCCTCTGTATATACAAAGAACCTGAATACTGCGTTGAAGTTAGTTCGTAGTCTGAAGTTCGGTGAAACGTATGTGAACAGAGAGAACTTTGAGGCTATGCAGGGATTCCATGCCGGATGGCGTAAATCGGGTATTGGTGGTGCTGATGGTAAACACGGCTTGGAAGAGTATTTGCAAACTCATGTTGTATATGTTGAAACTCAGGATTGA
- a CDS encoding type II toxin-antitoxin system HicA family toxin encodes MAKKIRELIKLIENDGWYLSRQSGSHKQFKHPLKKGTVTITDHGKSKEVDDFIVNSVLKQAGLK; translated from the coding sequence ATGGCAAAAAAAATACGCGAGCTTATAAAGCTTATTGAAAATGATGGATGGTACTTGTCAAGACAATCTGGTTCTCATAAACAGTTCAAGCATCCCCTTAAAAAAGGGACAGTAACTATTACGGATCATGGAAAGTCTAAAGAAGTCGATGATTTCATAGTCAATTCTGTTTTAAAGCAAGCTGGTTTGAAGTAG
- a CDS encoding CDGSH iron-sulfur domain-containing protein, translating to MEPKMAKKGPFAVELEAGKEYHWCTCGQSKNQPFCDGSHACTEFTPLAFTPKESGKAFLCGCKKSKNPPYCDGAHTKL from the coding sequence ATGGAACCTAAAATGGCCAAAAAAGGCCCATTTGCAGTAGAGTTGGAAGCTGGAAAGGAATACCACTGGTGTACTTGCGGTCAAAGTAAGAACCAGCCATTTTGCGATGGTTCTCACGCTTGTACGGAGTTTACTCCACTGGCTTTCACCCCTAAAGAATCAGGAAAGGCTTTTTTATGTGGATGCAAGAAGAGTAAAAATCCACCCTATTGTGATGGAGCACATACAAAGCTCTAA
- a CDS encoding DUF3737 family protein → MELIKNTSFEGERPLFANNGLRLEEVTVYPGESALKECKNIEAFNCEFQGKYPFWHNDGFVIENCLFKEGARAALWYSRNLRMKDTLVEAPKMFREMDGMVLENVQLPYALETFWYCSNAELRNVQVDKGDYLFTHGSDIKIDGFTLNGNYSFQYCKNVEIRNAEIYSKDAFWNTENVTVYDSVLDGEYLGWHSKNLRLVNCKISGTQPLCYATDLIMENCTMDDDADLAFEQSSINATINGPVHSVKNPRSGSITAESYGEIIIDKNIKAPGNCELKLWDNHTCFD, encoded by the coding sequence ATGGAACTAATTAAAAATACGTCTTTCGAAGGTGAACGTCCACTGTTTGCAAACAATGGCTTACGTCTGGAAGAAGTAACTGTTTACCCTGGTGAATCGGCATTGAAAGAGTGCAAAAATATCGAAGCTTTTAACTGTGAGTTTCAGGGTAAATATCCTTTTTGGCACAACGATGGTTTTGTTATCGAAAACTGTTTGTTCAAAGAAGGTGCACGTGCCGCCCTTTGGTACTCACGTAATCTTCGCATGAAAGACACATTGGTGGAAGCCCCTAAAATGTTTCGCGAAATGGATGGCATGGTACTTGAAAACGTACAACTGCCTTATGCTTTGGAAACTTTCTGGTATTGCAGTAATGCGGAGTTACGCAATGTACAGGTAGATAAGGGTGACTACCTTTTTACACATGGCTCTGATATAAAGATTGATGGCTTTACGCTGAATGGCAACTATTCTTTCCAGTATTGCAAGAATGTAGAGATCAGGAATGCCGAGATCTACTCCAAAGATGCTTTCTGGAATACAGAAAATGTAACGGTCTATGATTCTGTTCTGGATGGGGAATACCTTGGCTGGCATTCAAAGAACTTACGTCTGGTGAATTGCAAAATTTCCGGTACGCAACCGCTTTGCTATGCCACTGATTTGATAATGGAAAACTGCACGATGGATGATGATGCCGATCTTGCATTTGAACAGTCAAGTATAAACGCTACTATCAACGGTCCGGTTCATAGCGTAAAGAATCCTCGAAGCGGTAGTATTACAGCTGAAAGCTATGGCGAAATCATTATCGACAAAAACATTAAAGCGCCCGGCAACTGTGAACTGAAGCTTTGGGATAATCACACTTGCTTTGATTAA
- a CDS encoding AraC family transcriptional regulator, which yields MSVKEQSKQEYIARINKVMDYIDNHINEPLSLGTVAGVANLSPYHFHRIFTLFSGESLSAFIQRIRIEKAASLIREYKDVPISEIAYNCGFSSVSIFSRTFRKYFNTSATDFRNREKAFLLINGSYYSKDGKVFSKNNQQHHSIDLQLCSINLKQLIIMNTKIEIKEMPELRVVYCRHKGAFKDICYAYDKLMKWAGPRGLLNFPETKSLTVYHDDPSITDIENVRQDACITVNEDVKVDGEIGKMIVEGGKYAVGHFEITVTEFEQAWNTMCLWFTENGYQPGNGSTYELYYNDHNEHPEKKFILDICIPVRPL from the coding sequence ATGAGCGTTAAAGAGCAAAGCAAACAGGAATATATTGCAAGGATTAATAAGGTAATGGATTACATAGACAACCATATAAACGAGCCTCTATCCTTAGGAACGGTAGCGGGTGTGGCCAATCTGTCTCCATATCATTTCCATCGGATATTTACTTTATTCTCTGGCGAGAGTTTATCAGCTTTCATTCAACGAATAAGAATTGAAAAAGCGGCTTCATTAATCAGGGAATACAAAGATGTTCCTATCAGTGAGATTGCCTATAACTGCGGATTCAGTAGTGTGTCTATCTTTAGCAGAACTTTCAGAAAGTATTTCAATACATCGGCTACGGATTTCAGAAACAGAGAAAAAGCTTTTCTTCTCATTAATGGTTCTTATTATAGCAAGGATGGTAAAGTGTTCAGCAAGAATAATCAACAACATCACAGTATTGATTTGCAACTTTGCAGCATCAATTTAAAACAATTAATTATTATGAACACTAAGATTGAAATTAAAGAAATGCCGGAGTTGAGAGTTGTTTATTGTCGTCACAAAGGTGCTTTCAAAGACATCTGCTATGCGTATGACAAATTAATGAAGTGGGCAGGACCAAGAGGTTTACTGAACTTTCCGGAAACTAAATCGCTGACCGTTTATCATGACGATCCTTCAATTACCGATATTGAAAATGTACGTCAGGATGCTTGTATCACCGTTAATGAAGATGTTAAAGTTGACGGAGAGATTGGTAAAATGATTGTTGAAGGGGGAAAATACGCTGTAGGACATTTTGAAATTACTGTAACTGAATTCGAACAAGCCTGGAATACTATGTGTTTGTGGTTTACAGAAAATGGATACCAGCCTGGGAATGGCAGTACTTATGAGTTATATTACAATGACCATAATGAACATCCGGAAAAGAAATTTATTCTGGATATCTGTATTCCGGTGAGACCGCTTTAA
- a CDS encoding glycoside hydrolase family 27 protein yields MKNKLLLFATAALLSVSSPQLSAQTKSFKKGEFKQWAQTPPMGWNSWDCYGPTVTESEVKANADYMATNLKSYGWEYIVVDIRWFVENDKAGGYNEKDPIYVMDQYGRYMPALNRFPSAKDGKGFKALADYVHSKGLKFGIHIMRGIPKVAVEKKLPIKGTNGITADQIYSTELQCQWLHDNYTIVANKPGAQEYYNSIFELYASWGVDFIKIDDLSRPYHLGEINLIRNAIDHCGRKIVLSTSPGETPIENADHVRTHANMWRMVDDVWDTWGHVTHLFDICQKWYPYIAPGTWPDCDMIPLGRISVRGERGNDRMTRLTKDEQYTLMTLFTIFRSPLIFGGDLPSNDAFTLSLLTNKAVLKMHRESKNVRQLYQKDKKVAITSKDSKTGETYLALFNLSDDKVAQKVIVNLADLGIKGKCTVTDMWSGKKVGSFSKEFSRSFNSHACGLYKLKTIK; encoded by the coding sequence ATGAAAAACAAATTACTACTTTTTGCTACAGCAGCTTTGCTAAGTGTATCTTCACCTCAATTATCAGCACAAACAAAATCATTTAAAAAAGGAGAATTTAAACAATGGGCACAGACTCCACCCATGGGATGGAATAGTTGGGATTGCTACGGACCTACTGTGACAGAAAGTGAAGTTAAAGCCAATGCAGATTATATGGCAACCAATCTTAAAAGCTACGGATGGGAATATATTGTTGTTGATATTCGCTGGTTCGTTGAAAACGACAAGGCGGGAGGATATAATGAAAAGGATCCTATTTATGTAATGGATCAATATGGTAGATATATGCCGGCTCTGAATCGTTTTCCTTCTGCAAAAGATGGCAAAGGTTTCAAAGCACTTGCTGATTATGTTCATTCCAAAGGTTTAAAATTTGGTATTCACATTATGCGCGGTATTCCCAAAGTGGCTGTTGAGAAAAAGCTACCTATCAAAGGAACTAACGGTATTACTGCCGATCAGATTTATTCTACAGAACTGCAATGCCAATGGTTACATGATAACTACACTATTGTAGCCAACAAACCGGGCGCTCAGGAATATTACAATTCTATTTTCGAACTTTATGCTTCCTGGGGAGTAGACTTTATTAAGATTGACGATTTATCTCGTCCTTACCATCTGGGAGAGATTAATCTTATACGTAATGCTATTGATCATTGCGGACGAAAGATTGTGTTAAGTACTTCTCCGGGAGAGACTCCAATAGAGAATGCCGATCACGTTCGTACTCATGCAAATATGTGGCGTATGGTTGATGATGTATGGGATACTTGGGGACATGTGACTCACTTGTTTGATATCTGCCAAAAATGGTATCCATATATTGCTCCGGGAACATGGCCGGATTGTGACATGATTCCATTGGGACGTATTTCTGTTCGCGGTGAAAGAGGAAACGATCGTATGACTCGTTTAACTAAAGACGAACAGTATACACTGATGACTCTGTTCACCATTTTCCGTTCTCCACTAATCTTTGGTGGCGATCTTCCTAGCAATGATGCATTTACCTTATCTTTGCTAACCAATAAAGCTGTATTGAAAATGCATCGTGAAAGTAAAAATGTTCGCCAGCTTTATCAAAAAGATAAGAAAGTAGCCATTACTTCTAAGGACTCAAAAACCGGTGAAACATATTTGGCTCTGTTCAACTTATCAGATGACAAAGTAGCACAGAAAGTTATTGTAAATCTGGCAGACTTAGGTATTAAAGGCAAATGTACAGTGACTGATATGTGGAGTGGCAAGAAAGTTGGATCTTTCTCTAAAGAATTCTCCCGTTCATTTAATAGTCATGCCTGCGGTTTGTATAAACTGAAAACAATAAAGTAG